A single window of Paenibacillus sp. DNA harbors:
- a CDS encoding IS3 family transposase produces MLYYNTERFQKKLGDRSPVEYRETIAA; encoded by the coding sequence ATCTTGTACTACAACACCGAACGTTTTCAGAAAAAACTCGGCGACCGCTCCCCAGTCGAATACAGGGAAACGATCGCCGCTTAA
- a CDS encoding MarR family winged helix-turn-helix transcriptional regulator, giving the protein MHLPKAVGFEIKVLSNLIKRNLDEASSEEGQDSLTGMQGWVIGYVLANANREVFQKDIEKDFNIRRATVTGVLQLMERNGLIIRESVAYDARLKKITLTPKALELHERNVQRFLDFEAKLTRGLSEEEIELFYAIAEKLKKNLE; this is encoded by the coding sequence ATGCACCTGCCGAAGGCGGTCGGTTTCGAAATCAAGGTATTGTCGAACTTAATCAAACGGAACCTGGACGAAGCATCGTCGGAGGAAGGGCAAGACTCGCTCACGGGGATGCAGGGCTGGGTGATCGGATATGTGCTTGCGAACGCAAACCGCGAAGTGTTTCAGAAAGATATCGAAAAAGATTTCAACATTCGCCGGGCGACCGTGACCGGTGTTCTTCAGCTGATGGAACGCAACGGTCTTATTATTAGAGAGTCGGTGGCTTACGACGCTAGGCTGAAGAAAATTACGTTGACACCGAAAGCGTTGGAACTTCATGAACGGAACGTTCAACGATTTCTGGATTTTGAAGCCAAGCTGACGCGCGGGTTGAGCGAGGAAGAGATCGAGTTGTTTTATGCGATCGCGGAGAAGCTGAAGAAAAATCTAGAGTAG
- a CDS encoding ABC transporter ATP-binding protein, which yields MKLMLRYLKPFALTLTVTIVFLFVQVLCDLGLPRLMSDMVDTGIQAGGIEQGAPEAISAEGVELLTVFLNERDAATFVSGYELVPAGTNEVADRYPAAATKDMYRLAEADGEEAKAMDAVYTRAALALALAMQQLQEEQPGTSVAPAGVPDGAASVQAEQLYELTSLLSQMKASGELDAVLAAAAGNVSTGGPQIAVAFTRMFYAELGVDLPKLQRDYILQVGLKMLGVALLGGTAAILVGWFAAKIGTSVAMRLRRDVFEKVGKFSSTEYDRFSTASLITRSTNDVQQIQQLILMGIRMLLFAPIMGIGGIILAIRSSVSMSWIIAVAVISILGLILIMFSLAVPKFKVLQKLVDKLNLVSRENLSGMMVIRAFGNETYEEQRFERANDDLRKTNRFVQRTMAFLFPAMMLVMNLITVLIIWVGAHQIAASELQIGDMLAFMQYAMQIIMSFLFMSMMFLMVPRALVSAERIREVLDTDLTIRDPQQAKTLERGADRVTVEFRNVSFRYGNAEEDVLHDISFTAKPGQTTAIIGTTGSGKSTLVNLVPRFYDVTEGCITLNGTDIRELTQAELRERIGYVPQKGVLFAGDIASNVRYGKESADEGEIREALEVAQAKAFVDKLEEGVASPIAQGGTNVSGGQRQRLAIARALIKKAPVYIFDDSFSALDMKTDAALRKALKTFTADATVLVVAQRVSTIKNAEQIIVLDQGRVVGKGTHQELLAGCPTYRDIAESQMTKEELA from the coding sequence ATGAAACTCATGTTACGGTACCTGAAGCCGTTCGCGCTGACGCTGACGGTCACGATTGTATTCTTGTTTGTGCAGGTGCTATGCGATCTCGGATTGCCGAGATTAATGAGCGATATGGTCGACACCGGGATCCAGGCAGGGGGCATCGAGCAAGGAGCGCCGGAGGCGATCAGCGCCGAAGGGGTAGAACTGCTTACGGTATTTCTGAACGAGCGGGACGCCGCAACGTTCGTGTCCGGTTACGAGCTTGTTCCGGCAGGAACGAACGAAGTCGCGGATCGATATCCGGCGGCGGCAACGAAGGATATGTATCGGTTGGCGGAGGCGGACGGCGAAGAGGCGAAGGCGATGGATGCCGTCTATACGCGCGCGGCGCTAGCGCTGGCGCTCGCCATGCAGCAGCTGCAAGAGGAGCAGCCGGGTACGTCCGTTGCGCCGGCCGGCGTCCCCGACGGCGCGGCGTCCGTCCAAGCGGAGCAACTGTATGAGCTGACGTCGTTGCTGTCGCAGATGAAAGCTTCCGGCGAGCTGGACGCCGTGCTCGCGGCTGCGGCGGGCAACGTTTCGACGGGCGGACCGCAAATCGCTGTCGCGTTCACTCGGATGTTCTACGCAGAGCTCGGCGTTGATCTTCCGAAGCTACAGCGAGATTACATTTTACAAGTAGGCCTCAAAATGCTCGGGGTCGCGCTTCTCGGCGGAACGGCGGCGATCCTCGTCGGCTGGTTCGCCGCGAAGATCGGCACGTCCGTCGCGATGCGTTTGCGGCGCGATGTGTTCGAGAAGGTCGGGAAATTTTCGAGTACGGAATACGACCGCTTCTCCACGGCTTCGCTCATCACGCGCTCGACGAACGACGTACAGCAAATTCAACAACTGATTCTGATGGGTATTCGTATGCTGCTGTTCGCTCCGATCATGGGCATCGGCGGCATCATCCTTGCGATCCGCAGCAGCGTATCGATGAGTTGGATTATTGCGGTGGCGGTCATTTCAATCCTAGGACTCATCCTCATCATGTTTTCTTTGGCGGTGCCGAAGTTCAAGGTGCTGCAGAAGCTGGTCGACAAGCTGAATCTGGTCAGCCGCGAAAATTTGTCCGGCATGATGGTCATACGCGCGTTCGGCAACGAAACGTACGAGGAGCAGCGGTTCGAGCGAGCGAACGACGACCTGCGCAAGACGAATCGGTTCGTGCAGCGCACGATGGCGTTCCTCTTTCCCGCGATGATGCTTGTGATGAACTTGATCACGGTGCTTATTATTTGGGTCGGGGCGCACCAGATCGCGGCGTCCGAGCTGCAGATCGGCGATATGCTCGCGTTCATGCAATATGCGATGCAGATCATCATGTCGTTCTTGTTCATGTCGATGATGTTCCTAATGGTGCCTCGAGCGCTCGTCTCCGCGGAGCGGATCCGGGAAGTGCTCGACACTGATCTTACGATTCGCGACCCGCAGCAGGCGAAGACGTTGGAACGGGGCGCCGACCGGGTCACTGTAGAGTTCCGGAACGTATCCTTCCGGTACGGCAATGCGGAGGAAGACGTACTGCACGACATCTCGTTCACGGCGAAGCCCGGACAAACGACGGCAATCATTGGAACGACCGGCTCGGGCAAGTCGACGCTCGTGAACCTTGTGCCGCGCTTCTATGACGTCACCGAAGGTTGCATTACGCTGAACGGAACGGACATCCGGGAGCTAACGCAAGCGGAGCTGCGCGAGCGGATAGGCTATGTGCCGCAGAAAGGAGTCCTGTTCGCGGGCGATATCGCCTCCAACGTTCGATACGGGAAAGAGTCGGCCGACGAAGGGGAGATCCGCGAAGCGCTGGAGGTCGCGCAGGCGAAGGCGTTCGTCGACAAACTTGAGGAAGGCGTCGCTTCGCCGATCGCGCAGGGCGGGACGAACGTCAGCGGGGGCCAGCGGCAGCGCCTCGCGATTGCCCGCGCGTTGATTAAGAAAGCGCCGGTTTACATCTTCGACGACAGCTTCTCGGCGCTGGACATGAAGACGGACGCGGCGCTGCGGAAGGCGCTGAAGACGTTCACCGCGGACGCAACCGTGCTCGTGGTGGCCCAGCGGGTCAGCACCATTAAGAACGCGGAGCAAATTATCGTGCTCGATCAAGGCCGTGTCGTCGGCAAGGGCACTCATCAAGAGCTATTGGCCGGTTGCCCGACGTATCGGGACATCGCGGAATCGCAGATGACGAAGGAGGAATTGGCATGA
- a CDS encoding ABC transporter ATP-binding protein, translating into MSGSGSHNRPKHDAPPKGPMGGPPGGMGKFEKAKDFKGGMKKLLSYLTPFRWQLVAVAFLAVGATVFTIVGPKILAMATDELAAGIGRMMRGEEAAIDFGFIGTIAVALLGIFLLGAAFSYVQGHVMANVATKMSYHLRNAIMRKIHRMPLGYFHRNSQGDVLSRVTNDVDTMEQALSQSITQLLTSLATVIGVTAMMLTISWQLTLIALVMVPVSMFLVIALVRVSQKHFRNQQKFLGLVNGQVEETYGGFLVMKAFNGERKALERFDAENEKLADSAKKAEFFAGLMMPVMMFVGNLGYVAVCIVGASLAANGRVSIGGIQAFIQYVRNFTQPIIQMANLSSQLQRMVAAAERVFEFLDEDEEEERTGAAPIESTAIQGNIRFEHVRFGYEPGKPIIKDFSLDVKAGQRVAIVGPTGAGKSTIVKLLMRFHELDGGAIYVDGRDLTSFKRQDIRTKFGMVLQDTWLYNGTIMENIRYGRLDASDGEVVEAAKEAQADHFIRTLPDGYRMELNEETSNVSQGQKQLLTIARAILADPRVLILDEATSSVDTRTEILIQKAMDRLMQGRTSFIIAHRLSTIRNADLILCMNEGDIVEQGTHEELMRRGGFYANLYNSQFEQPEAEPVAG; encoded by the coding sequence ATGAGCGGGTCCGGCAGCCATAACCGACCGAAGCACGACGCCCCGCCGAAAGGTCCCATGGGCGGGCCGCCCGGGGGGATGGGCAAGTTCGAGAAAGCGAAGGACTTCAAAGGCGGGATGAAGAAGCTCCTTTCGTATTTGACGCCCTTCCGGTGGCAGCTCGTCGCCGTTGCGTTCCTCGCGGTCGGCGCGACCGTCTTTACGATCGTCGGGCCGAAAATTCTCGCGATGGCGACCGACGAGCTGGCGGCCGGCATCGGACGGATGATGCGCGGCGAGGAAGCGGCGATCGACTTCGGTTTCATCGGTACGATCGCGGTTGCTTTGCTCGGCATTTTCCTGCTCGGCGCGGCGTTCAGCTACGTGCAGGGCCATGTGATGGCGAACGTCGCGACGAAGATGTCGTACCATCTTCGGAACGCGATCATGCGCAAAATCCATCGCATGCCGCTCGGCTATTTCCATCGGAACAGCCAAGGCGACGTGTTGTCCCGGGTCACGAACGACGTCGATACGATGGAGCAGGCGCTTAGCCAAAGCATTACGCAGCTTCTGACGTCGCTTGCGACGGTCATCGGCGTCACCGCGATGATGCTGACGATCAGCTGGCAGCTGACGTTGATTGCGCTCGTGATGGTGCCGGTCTCGATGTTCCTCGTGATCGCCTTGGTGCGGGTGTCGCAGAAACATTTTCGCAATCAACAGAAATTCCTCGGTCTCGTGAACGGACAGGTGGAAGAGACGTACGGCGGATTTCTCGTCATGAAGGCGTTCAATGGCGAGCGGAAGGCGCTCGAGCGGTTCGACGCGGAGAACGAGAAGCTGGCGGACAGCGCCAAGAAAGCGGAGTTTTTCGCCGGGCTCATGATGCCGGTCATGATGTTCGTCGGCAACCTCGGGTACGTCGCGGTCTGCATCGTCGGCGCGTCGCTGGCGGCGAACGGCAGGGTGAGCATCGGCGGCATTCAGGCTTTCATTCAGTACGTGCGGAACTTTACGCAGCCGATTATCCAAATGGCGAATTTATCGAGTCAGCTGCAGCGGATGGTCGCGGCGGCGGAGCGGGTGTTCGAGTTTCTGGATGAGGACGAGGAGGAGGAGCGCACGGGCGCGGCGCCGATCGAGTCGACGGCGATCCAGGGCAACATCCGGTTCGAGCATGTGCGGTTCGGTTACGAGCCGGGGAAACCGATCATTAAGGATTTCTCGCTAGACGTGAAGGCCGGGCAGCGCGTCGCCATCGTCGGTCCGACCGGAGCGGGGAAGTCGACGATCGTCAAGCTGCTGATGCGATTCCACGAGCTCGACGGCGGCGCGATTTATGTGGACGGGCGCGATTTAACGTCGTTCAAGCGGCAGGACATCCGGACGAAGTTCGGCATGGTGCTGCAGGACACGTGGCTGTACAATGGCACAATTATGGAAAATATCCGGTACGGACGGTTGGATGCATCGGACGGGGAGGTCGTCGAGGCGGCGAAGGAGGCGCAGGCGGACCATTTCATCCGGACGCTGCCGGACGGCTACCGGATGGAACTGAACGAGGAAACGAGCAACGTTTCGCAAGGGCAGAAGCAGCTGCTGACGATCGCGCGAGCGATTCTGGCGGATCCGCGGGTGCTCATTTTAGACGAAGCAACGAGCTCTGTCGATACGCGCACGGAAATCCTTATTCAGAAGGCGATGGATCGGCTGATGCAAGGTCGGACCAGTTTTATCATCGCGCACCGGCTGTCGACGATACGGAACGCAGATTTGATTCTTTGCATGAACGAAGGCGACATCGTCGAACAAGGCACGCACGAGGAATTGATGCGCCGCGGCGGATTTTACGCGAATTTGTACAACAGCCAGTTCGAGCAGCCGGAGGCGGAGCCTGTGGCGGGGTAG
- a CDS encoding AraC family transcriptional regulator produces the protein MIDSDESLEQWLELQNRYIQDLVRRKEEESNQRRKSNIDEIKHFIDQKYMEMLTLDNIANHFYFNKEYLCRAFKRKTGSTVTKYITQKRIEKSIQLLARTSLPIKDIAEAVGYSDLQYFYRLFKKMTQKTPMQVRENPTAFSQYRPTER, from the coding sequence ATGATTGATTCCGATGAGTCTCTTGAACAATGGCTGGAGCTTCAGAACCGTTATATCCAGGATTTGGTTCGCAGGAAAGAAGAAGAATCCAATCAAAGAAGAAAAAGCAATATCGACGAAATTAAACACTTCATCGACCAAAAATATATGGAAATGCTGACGCTCGATAACATCGCAAATCATTTCTATTTTAACAAAGAGTACTTATGCCGTGCTTTCAAGCGCAAGACGGGCTCGACGGTGACGAAATATATCACACAAAAGCGAATCGAAAAATCGATTCAGTTGTTGGCGCGCACGTCGTTGCCGATCAAAGACATAGCCGAAGCGGTCGGCTACTCCGATTTGCAATATTTCTATAGACTCTTCAAGAAAATGACGCAAAAGACGCCGATGCAGGTTCGCGAAAACCCAACTGCCTTCAGTCAATATCGTCCAACGGAAAGGTAA
- a CDS encoding nucleoside hydrolase, with translation MEIPRMRPDEIVRKLAYPGGAVRMVLDTDTYNEVDDQFALAYALASKERLRLEAVYAAPFRNDRAATPKEGMLKSYEEIQRIFQLTGYETLPKVCKGSERFLADLATPEESESVRDLIERAMNGSDDDPLYVVAIGAITNVVSAILLEPRIITKIVVVWLGGNPLHWPHTKEFNMLQDPIAGRFLFDCGVPLVQIPCFGVASHLTVTPYELQAVLEGRNPMCDALVSMFKEYDTDWYGKAKKLWDVAAIAYLVDERWVPTLTVESPIVTERVTWGKGEGRHFIKSALYARRSPIFRDLYTKLSGLY, from the coding sequence GTGGAAATACCCAGAATGCGCCCCGACGAGATTGTACGAAAACTCGCTTATCCCGGCGGCGCGGTTCGTATGGTACTGGACACGGATACATACAACGAAGTCGATGACCAGTTCGCCTTAGCATACGCGTTAGCTTCCAAAGAACGGCTGCGGTTGGAAGCCGTGTATGCGGCGCCGTTCCGGAATGATCGGGCGGCCACTCCGAAAGAAGGGATGTTGAAAAGCTACGAAGAAATCCAGCGAATCTTTCAGTTGACCGGGTACGAGACATTACCTAAGGTGTGTAAGGGCTCGGAGCGCTTCCTCGCCGACCTGGCGACGCCGGAAGAAAGTGAATCGGTTCGAGACCTGATCGAGAGAGCGATGAACGGCAGCGACGACGATCCGCTTTACGTCGTAGCCATCGGGGCTATCACCAATGTCGTCTCCGCAATTCTTCTTGAACCCCGTATCATCACGAAGATCGTCGTCGTCTGGCTTGGCGGCAATCCGTTGCATTGGCCTCATACGAAAGAATTCAACATGCTTCAAGATCCAATTGCCGGAAGATTCCTTTTTGACTGCGGCGTTCCCTTGGTCCAAATCCCTTGTTTCGGGGTCGCCTCCCACCTTACTGTCACGCCTTATGAGCTTCAGGCCGTTCTCGAAGGACGCAATCCGATGTGCGACGCGCTTGTCTCGATGTTTAAGGAATACGACACCGATTGGTACGGAAAGGCGAAAAAGCTATGGGATGTAGCTGCGATTGCTTATCTCGTAGATGAGAGGTGGGTACCGACCCTGACGGTCGAAAGCCCGATCGTAACCGAACGGGTGACGTGGGGAAAGGGGGAAGGCAGGCACTTTATCAAGTCGGCGCTGTACGCTCGACGCTCACCCATTTTCCGAGATCTCTACACAAAGCTAAGTGGTTTGTACTGA
- a CDS encoding ABC transporter substrate-binding protein translates to MKRPITFTALASVVLITACSTGGSSGGGKAVLDFWNGHTASDGEVMKEIIKRYNETNEDNIEIKVDIMPWDTFFQKLPPAIATDTAPALVDFGTGRIAEYVKSGSIMSLDDFWSETGLNESDYDPNVLELGKYDGKYYMLPLQYNGIYLYWNKTLFKEAGLDPEKPPETWEQLAEYAVKLTDPSKNQYGLGLPIKTAPQYFVPLIWSNGGEVADVEEKKSLLNSPEVIASMAMLQDLAVNKQVTPKAATGPDLDNLMTSGQIAMYINGPWLVSGLRDGGIDFGITAPPAGTVTQANMIAGTYFALPSSTSESDKKAAYKFIKHWMSAEITKEWSMRNGFPPFHKDAIEDPEVKADPVLSSISAPSKVSKALLPGYAGAANINSDALWPMIEELFIGGATPEDAVRKASDKIDEILRTVE, encoded by the coding sequence ATGAAACGTCCGATTACGTTCACGGCGCTGGCGTCCGTGGTTCTAATAACGGCTTGTTCGACGGGAGGTTCCTCGGGAGGGGGCAAGGCGGTTCTCGATTTCTGGAACGGCCATACCGCTTCGGATGGAGAGGTAATGAAGGAAATTATAAAACGTTATAACGAAACGAACGAAGACAACATCGAAATTAAAGTGGATATTATGCCGTGGGACACCTTCTTTCAAAAGCTCCCCCCGGCGATCGCAACCGACACGGCGCCGGCGCTCGTCGATTTCGGCACGGGGCGGATCGCCGAATACGTAAAATCGGGTTCGATCATGTCCCTCGACGACTTCTGGTCGGAAACGGGGTTAAACGAGAGCGATTATGATCCTAACGTACTCGAACTCGGGAAGTATGACGGGAAATATTATATGCTTCCTTTGCAATATAACGGAATTTATTTGTATTGGAACAAAACGCTATTCAAAGAGGCCGGACTCGACCCGGAAAAACCGCCGGAAACGTGGGAGCAGCTCGCCGAATACGCCGTAAAACTCACGGACCCGTCAAAAAATCAGTACGGGCTCGGGCTTCCGATTAAGACGGCACCGCAGTATTTCGTTCCGCTGATTTGGAGTAACGGCGGCGAAGTTGCGGATGTCGAAGAGAAGAAGTCGCTTCTAAATTCACCGGAAGTCATTGCGTCCATGGCCATGCTTCAAGATTTAGCCGTAAATAAGCAGGTTACCCCGAAGGCGGCGACGGGTCCTGACTTGGATAATCTCATGACGAGCGGTCAAATTGCAATGTATATCAATGGGCCGTGGCTCGTCAGCGGTCTGCGGGACGGCGGTATCGACTTCGGCATTACCGCGCCGCCTGCCGGAACGGTAACTCAAGCCAATATGATCGCAGGCACTTATTTTGCCCTTCCGTCCTCCACGTCGGAGAGCGATAAGAAGGCTGCATACAAATTTATCAAGCATTGGATGTCCGCCGAAATTACGAAGGAATGGTCGATGCGTAACGGCTTCCCTCCGTTCCACAAGGATGCTATCGAGGATCCCGAGGTGAAGGCGGATCCAGTGCTCTCCTCCATCTCGGCGCCGAGCAAAGTGTCCAAAGCGCTGCTCCCGGGATACGCCGGAGCGGCGAACATCAACTCGGATGCGCTCTGGCCTATGATCGAGGAATTATTCATCGGCGGGGCTACGCCGGAAGATGCGGTGAGGAAGGCATCGGATAAGATCGACGAAATTTTGCGAACGGTCGAATAG
- a CDS encoding sugar ABC transporter permease, which translates to MKQRLSYFVGPTGAAYVFLLPAMAIFFIFMVIPLIASLVMGLFSIDIFLKNIKFVGLDNFTKLLGDDRFWNSLKNTLYFTVLEMPLQVAVGLIAAVLLSKPTKFRKALRTTYFIPVVCSLTAMGILWSMLLDPNLGMIPYFFEKLGFPKIAFLKEPNLAMPTVAVMSVWKNFGFTMVILLAGIQGISESYYEAAEIDGASKMKQFFHITIPLLIPALSFCIITNTIGCLQVFDQVYVMTQGGPLFRTETIVQYIYNAGFTLAPFDLGYASAIAEVLLVIIVVITLLMHRFFAKRETTEF; encoded by the coding sequence ATGAAGCAAAGGTTGAGTTACTTCGTGGGACCGACGGGTGCCGCTTATGTCTTCCTGCTGCCGGCAATGGCCATCTTCTTCATCTTCATGGTAATTCCGCTGATCGCTTCGCTGGTGATGGGGCTGTTTTCGATCGACATCTTCCTTAAGAACATTAAATTCGTTGGTCTCGACAATTTTACGAAGTTGTTGGGAGACGACCGATTCTGGAATTCTCTAAAGAATACGCTGTATTTTACGGTGCTGGAGATGCCCTTGCAAGTCGCCGTCGGATTAATCGCCGCCGTGCTGCTCTCCAAGCCTACAAAATTCAGGAAAGCATTGAGGACGACGTATTTTATCCCGGTGGTTTGCTCCCTGACCGCCATGGGGATTTTGTGGTCCATGCTGCTCGACCCGAATCTCGGCATGATTCCTTATTTTTTTGAGAAGCTCGGGTTTCCCAAAATTGCTTTCTTGAAGGAACCGAATCTGGCCATGCCTACGGTAGCCGTCATGAGCGTATGGAAAAACTTCGGGTTTACGATGGTCATCCTGCTGGCAGGCATTCAGGGCATCTCCGAATCATATTACGAAGCGGCGGAAATCGACGGCGCTTCGAAGATGAAGCAGTTTTTCCATATCACGATTCCGTTATTGATTCCCGCGTTAAGCTTCTGCATCATTACGAACACTATCGGCTGCTTGCAGGTGTTCGACCAAGTGTACGTCATGACGCAGGGAGGACCTCTGTTCCGAACGGAAACGATCGTACAGTATATCTACAATGCCGGGTTTACGTTAGCGCCGTTCGACTTGGGTTACGCCTCCGCCATTGCGGAAGTACTGCTCGTCATCATCGTTGTCATCACCTTGCTGATGCACCGTTTCTTTGCAAAGCGAGAGACCACAGAGTTTTAG
- a CDS encoding carbohydrate ABC transporter permease codes for MTDIGLSRSTPDAKRVISGFGEWFGRAFAALLLLGLAVSVVFPFVWLLLSTFKNDGEIIQYPPKLFPGEFTISQYVHVWESIPLLSFLRNTLIFSVSVTVISLFIDSMAGYAFARYRFPGRGMLFAFILISMMIPFQVIMIPLFVEVYKLGMLNTFIGLILPRAASAFGIYMMRAFFVSLPKELEESARIDGLREFGIYWRIMMPLCTPALITLAIIHFMGAWNDLLYPLMLTSSTEMRTLSAGLAMFVGERVIQYGPTLAAAFLSILPLLIAFGCVQQYFIRGVAMTGLKG; via the coding sequence ATGACCGACATCGGGCTGAGCAGATCGACCCCGGATGCCAAGCGGGTCATAAGCGGCTTCGGCGAATGGTTCGGGAGAGCCTTCGCAGCCCTTTTATTATTGGGATTGGCGGTTAGCGTCGTGTTTCCGTTCGTGTGGCTGCTCTTGTCCACTTTTAAGAACGACGGGGAGATTATTCAATATCCGCCGAAGCTGTTTCCGGGCGAGTTCACCATTTCCCAATACGTCCATGTATGGGAGAGTATTCCGCTTCTTAGCTTCCTTCGAAACACACTGATTTTCTCCGTAAGCGTTACGGTGATTTCACTCTTTATCGACTCTATGGCCGGTTATGCTTTTGCGAGGTACAGGTTTCCCGGAAGGGGCATGTTGTTTGCCTTCATTCTGATTTCCATGATGATTCCGTTCCAAGTTATCATGATTCCATTATTCGTCGAAGTGTATAAGCTTGGGATGCTGAATACGTTCATCGGTTTGATCTTGCCCCGGGCGGCCAGCGCATTCGGGATTTATATGATGAGGGCGTTTTTCGTGTCGCTGCCGAAGGAGCTCGAAGAGTCCGCTAGAATCGATGGGTTGCGCGAGTTTGGAATATATTGGCGAATCATGATGCCGCTTTGCACTCCGGCTCTCATTACTTTGGCGATCATTCATTTCATGGGGGCGTGGAACGATCTTCTTTACCCGCTCATGCTTACCAGTTCTACGGAGATGAGAACGTTATCCGCCGGACTGGCCATGTTCGTGGGAGAACGTGTCATCCAATACGGACCAACGCTGGCCGCGGCGTTCTTATCCATCCTCCCTCTGTTGATCGCGTTCGGCTGCGTGCAACAGTACTTTATTCGGGGCGTCGCGATGACCGGGTTGAAAGGATAA